One sulfur-oxidizing endosymbiont of Gigantopelta aegis DNA segment encodes these proteins:
- the trpE gene encoding anthranilate synthase component I, producing MTKEQFLKLASEGYNRIPVVHEILADLDTPLSAYLKLASGPYSYLLESVHGGEKWGRYSIIGLPCKTIITVDDGLIKVTHDGQLIDELSHDDPLAWIEEYQQQYNIPEHLSEQSDLPRFTGGLVGYFGYETIGYIEPRLKNTHKDDPLGTPDILLMVSEEVLVFDNLSGKLYLIVHAHFDAQDVVQDAVAHAEQEWTKATQRLKALANQLRQSDTAYQAHSKVTQVKESDFVSGFTEAGFKKAVARIKEYIVEGDAMQVVVSQRMSIPFNAPPLDLYRALRSLNPSPYMYFLDLAEFHIVGSSPEILTRVEDGKITVRPIAGTRPRGKTDAEDKQLEQDLLSDPKELAEHLMLIDLGRNDAGRVSEIGTVKLTDKMIIERYSHVMHIVSNVEGELNKNMSTMDALKATFPAGTVSGAPKIRAMEIINELEPVKRGIYSGAVGYISWSGNMDTAIAIRTAVIKDKQLHIQAGAGIVADSVPQNEWDETMNKGRGVFRAVAMAECGLDSNANEQCKQEK from the coding sequence GTGACTAAAGAACAATTTTTAAAACTCGCCAGCGAAGGCTATAATCGTATTCCGGTTGTGCATGAAATTCTGGCAGATTTAGATACCCCCCTCAGCGCCTATCTCAAGTTAGCCTCAGGCCCATACTCCTATTTATTAGAATCTGTCCATGGCGGTGAAAAATGGGGGCGTTATTCCATTATTGGATTGCCATGTAAAACCATTATCACTGTTGATGACGGACTGATTAAAGTCACCCATGATGGTCAGCTTATTGATGAGTTGTCTCATGATGATCCCCTAGCCTGGATTGAAGAGTATCAGCAACAATACAATATCCCCGAACATCTTTCAGAGCAGTCTGATTTGCCTCGTTTTACCGGTGGCTTAGTCGGTTATTTTGGCTATGAAACCATTGGTTATATTGAACCTCGATTAAAAAATACGCATAAAGATGATCCTCTGGGCACACCGGACATTTTATTAATGGTGTCAGAAGAAGTACTGGTGTTTGATAATCTCAGTGGCAAGCTTTACCTTATAGTGCATGCGCATTTTGATGCTCAGGATGTAGTGCAAGATGCCGTCGCCCATGCTGAACAGGAATGGACGAAAGCGACGCAACGTCTGAAGGCCTTGGCAAATCAATTACGCCAGTCGGATACAGCCTATCAAGCGCATTCAAAAGTCACTCAGGTGAAAGAAAGCGATTTTGTTTCGGGTTTTACTGAAGCGGGCTTTAAAAAAGCCGTGGCACGTATTAAGGAATATATTGTTGAAGGAGATGCTATGCAGGTGGTAGTTTCTCAGCGCATGTCGATTCCTTTTAATGCACCACCGTTAGATTTATACCGTGCTTTAAGAAGTTTAAATCCATCGCCCTATATGTATTTTCTGGATTTGGCTGAGTTTCATATTGTCGGTTCTTCGCCAGAGATTTTGACCCGTGTTGAAGACGGTAAAATTACTGTTCGTCCTATTGCCGGCACTCGACCCAGAGGCAAAACTGATGCAGAAGACAAGCAATTAGAGCAGGATTTACTGTCCGATCCGAAGGAATTGGCAGAGCATTTAATGTTAATTGATTTGGGGCGTAATGATGCCGGTCGGGTCTCTGAAATTGGCACGGTGAAATTAACAGATAAGATGATTATTGAGCGCTATTCACATGTGATGCACATTGTGTCTAATGTTGAAGGTGAGTTGAATAAGAATATGAGTACTATGGATGCACTGAAGGCGACTTTTCCTGCGGGCACTGTCAGTGGCGCACCGAAGATTCGTGCGATGGAAATCATCAATGAATTAGAACCTGTGAAGCGGGGTATTTATTCCGGTGCGGTGGGTTATATTTCCTGGTCGGGCAATATGGATACGGCGATAGCCATTCGTACCGCAGTGATTAAAGATAAGCAACTACATATTCAGGCAGGGGCAGGCATTGTCGCTGATTCGGTGCCGCAAAATGAATGGGATGAGACGATGAATAAAGGTCGAGGCGTTTTTCGTGCGGTAGCCATGGCTGAATGTGGTTTGGATTCTAATGCTAATGAACAATGTAAGCAGGAGAAATAA
- a CDS encoding DUF255 domain-containing protein yields MWDKAALLYQSFDLEDSPYLLQHAHNPINWFAWGEEALQKAQRENKPIFLSIGYATCHWCHRMEKESFDNPEIAQFINQHFIAIKVDRERRPDIDELYAMAVQYFQGQQGWPMSLFLTPNAEPFFLVGVIILSLSLSNCYKHKTMTGKTNNRN; encoded by the coding sequence TTGTGGGACAAAGCAGCCCTGTTATATCAATCGTTTGATCTTGAAGACTCGCCCTACTTATTACAACACGCCCATAATCCCATCAATTGGTTTGCCTGGGGTGAAGAGGCTTTACAAAAAGCCCAACGAGAAAACAAGCCTATTTTTCTATCCATTGGCTATGCCACCTGCCATTGGTGTCATCGTATGGAAAAAGAAAGTTTTGATAATCCTGAAATTGCGCAATTCATTAATCAACATTTTATTGCCATTAAAGTGGATCGTGAGCGACGTCCTGATATTGATGAATTGTATGCCATGGCGGTGCAGTATTTTCAGGGGCAGCAAGGCTGGCCAATGAGTTTATTTTTAACGCCCAATGCTGAACCTTTTTTTTTGGTGGGGGTTATTATTCTTTCACTGAGTTTAAGCAATTGTTACAAACACAAAACAATGACTGGCAAAACAAACAACAGGAATTAA
- the trpD gene encoding anthranilate phosphoribosyltransferase: MDIKTAIANAVEKQDISILDMEHVMREIMTGETTSAQIAALLVALRMKGETVDELTASASVMRELVTPVKVSGEHIIDIVGTGGDGLHTFNVSTTSCFVVAAAGGTVAKHGNRSVSSTSGSADILEAAGINLNISSHQVEQCIEELGIGFMFAPLHHSAMKHAIGPRKEMAIRTMFNLLGPLTNPAGAPNQLLGVFAKQWLVPLAQVLKNLGSDHVMVVHSADGMDEISMAGETFVCELKQGELSEYSITPEQFGMSRGNIDDIMVNSAEESLQVVQSVLSDQAGAARDIVTLNSGAAIYCAGLSESLEAGVDKAREAIASGAAKDKMARLASLTQSFL; this comes from the coding sequence ATGGATATTAAAACAGCCATCGCAAACGCTGTCGAAAAACAAGATATTTCTATCCTTGACATGGAACACGTCATGCGTGAGATCATGACCGGAGAAACGACTTCAGCACAAATAGCCGCTTTATTGGTTGCTTTACGCATGAAAGGTGAAACGGTTGATGAATTGACTGCTTCTGCGAGTGTGATGCGTGAACTGGTTACACCGGTTAAAGTTTCCGGCGAACACATAATCGATATCGTTGGTACGGGCGGTGATGGCTTACATACCTTCAATGTTTCTACCACCTCTTGCTTTGTTGTTGCCGCAGCGGGTGGTACAGTGGCCAAGCATGGTAATCGCTCTGTGAGCAGTACTTCTGGTAGTGCTGATATTCTGGAAGCAGCAGGTATCAATTTGAATATTAGTTCCCATCAAGTCGAACAGTGTATTGAAGAATTAGGCATTGGTTTTATGTTTGCGCCCTTGCATCATAGTGCCATGAAACATGCTATTGGGCCGCGCAAAGAAATGGCTATTCGCACGATGTTTAATCTGCTTGGACCTCTGACTAATCCAGCGGGTGCGCCCAATCAATTGTTGGGTGTGTTTGCTAAGCAGTGGTTAGTGCCTTTGGCTCAGGTGTTAAAAAATCTAGGCAGCGATCATGTCATGGTAGTACATTCTGCGGATGGTATGGATGAGATCAGTATGGCGGGCGAAACCTTTGTTTGTGAATTAAAGCAGGGTGAGTTGAGTGAATATTCTATTACGCCTGAACAGTTTGGTATGAGTCGTGGCAATATAGATGACATTATGGTGAATAGTGCTGAAGAATCTTTGCAGGTGGTGCAGTCGGTGTTGTCTGATCAGGCGGGTGCGGCCAGAGATATTGTGACCTTGAATTCTGGTGCAGCTATTTATTGTGCAGGCCTGAGTGAGTCATTGGAAGCGGGTGTTGATAAGGCGCGTGAAGCCATTGCTTCGGGTGCGGCTAAGGATAAGATGGCTCGTTTGGCCAGTTTAACGCAGTCTTTTTTGTAA
- the trpC gene encoding indole-3-glycerol phosphate synthase TrpC, with amino-acid sequence MNNTNPPDILVKILDRKREEVDALCAAKSLADVKAALDGVADTRGFVQAIETKINAGQSAVIAEIKKASPSKGLIRENFVPAEIAQSYEQGGAACLSVLTDIDFFQGSDAYLQQARAACSLPVLRKDFVIDTYQIYEARLMGADAILLIVACLSDAQLSEFAALADELSLDVLVEVHDLAELERALKLPTRLLGINNRNLRTFETTLNTTIELLDKIADDRIVVTESAIHLPEDVALMKSHQVNAFLVGESFMRAEQPGEKLAELFF; translated from the coding sequence ATGAATAATACAAATCCACCGGATATTTTAGTTAAAATTTTAGATCGTAAGCGTGAGGAAGTGGATGCTTTATGTGCAGCTAAATCCTTAGCAGATGTAAAAGCGGCTCTGGATGGAGTGGCGGATACGCGTGGTTTTGTGCAGGCGATTGAAACTAAAATTAATGCCGGTCAATCGGCGGTGATTGCGGAAATAAAAAAAGCCTCGCCAAGCAAAGGGCTGATTCGGGAAAACTTTGTGCCTGCTGAAATTGCACAATCTTATGAGCAAGGCGGTGCAGCATGTTTGTCGGTCTTGACGGATATTGATTTTTTTCAGGGTAGTGATGCTTATTTGCAACAGGCGAGAGCTGCTTGTTCATTGCCGGTATTGCGTAAAGACTTTGTTATTGATACTTATCAGATTTATGAAGCACGTTTAATGGGTGCGGATGCAATTCTATTAATTGTCGCTTGTCTCAGTGATGCGCAATTGAGTGAGTTTGCTGCCTTGGCAGATGAACTGTCACTTGATGTGTTAGTGGAAGTACATGATTTAGCTGAGTTGGAGAGGGCTTTGAAGTTGCCGACACGCTTGCTGGGCATTAATAATCGTAATTTACGCACCTTTGAAACAACTTTGAATACCACCATTGAATTATTAGATAAAATTGCTGATGATCGTATTGTGGTGACTGAAAGTGCCATTCATTTGCCTGAAGATGTGGCCTTGATGAAGAGTCATCAGGTCAATGCCTTTTTGGTCGGTGAGTCGTTTATGCGCGCTGAGCAACCGGGTGAAAAACTTGCTGAGCTTTTTTTCTAA
- the bioA gene encoding adenosylmethionine--8-amino-7-oxononanoate transaminase, producing MSDNIPSAHKISSFSSSSEWLAYDKAHLWHPYTSMSDPLPTYPVESAHGVRLKLADGRELIDGMSSWWAAIHGYNHSVLNAALEQQIQSMSHVMFGGLTHLPAVTLAKKLIELTAEPLQHVFFADSGSVAVEVAIKMAMQYFQAQGKTSKQKLLTVRSGYHGDTLGGMSVCDPLNGMHQLFQGILAQHFFAPEPHCAEDGSSNIAELEQLLQQHQAEIAAVIIEPLVQGAGGMRFYCPEYLQQLRAICDDYDVLLILDEIATGFGRTGSLFAYEQAGIVPDILCLGKALTGGYLTLAATMTTQKVVQGISADGAGILMHGPTFMANPLACQVANASIELLLSSDWKNSIARIEAQLQDELAICRSLDCVEDVRVKGAIGVVELKESVDMKTMQADFVALGVWIRPFNKLVYIMPPFIIETKDLSKLTRAIYQVLSK from the coding sequence ATGTCTGATAATATACCATCTGCTCATAAAATCAGCTCCTTTTCATCGTCATCAGAATGGCTCGCCTACGATAAGGCGCATCTCTGGCATCCCTATACCAGCATGAGCGATCCTCTGCCGACTTATCCTGTTGAATCCGCTCATGGTGTGCGCCTTAAATTAGCTGATGGTCGTGAGTTAATTGATGGGATGTCTTCCTGGTGGGCGGCAATTCATGGTTATAATCATTCCGTATTAAATGCTGCTTTGGAGCAGCAAATTCAGTCCATGTCTCATGTGATGTTTGGTGGTTTGACGCATTTGCCTGCGGTCACTTTAGCGAAAAAATTAATTGAATTGACGGCTGAACCATTGCAGCATGTTTTTTTTGCTGATTCAGGCTCTGTGGCGGTGGAAGTGGCGATAAAAATGGCCATGCAATATTTTCAGGCGCAGGGGAAAACGAGTAAGCAAAAACTGCTCACCGTGCGCAGCGGTTATCATGGTGATACCCTGGGTGGTATGTCGGTTTGCGATCCGCTTAATGGCATGCATCAGTTATTTCAAGGGATTTTAGCACAACATTTTTTTGCTCCTGAGCCCCATTGTGCAGAGGATGGATCGAGTAATATTGCTGAACTGGAACAACTTTTACAACAGCATCAAGCTGAAATAGCAGCAGTGATCATTGAGCCTCTGGTTCAGGGGGCGGGCGGTATGCGTTTTTATTGCCCGGAATATTTACAGCAGCTCAGAGCGATCTGTGATGACTATGATGTGTTGCTTATTTTAGATGAAATAGCGACTGGTTTTGGGCGAACGGGAAGCCTCTTTGCCTATGAACAGGCAGGTATTGTACCTGACATTCTATGTCTGGGTAAGGCATTAACAGGGGGCTATTTAACGCTGGCCGCAACGATGACAACGCAAAAAGTGGTACAGGGAATCAGTGCTGATGGCGCGGGTATCTTAATGCATGGGCCAACGTTTATGGCCAATCCTTTAGCCTGTCAGGTGGCCAATGCCAGTATTGAGCTACTCTTGTCGAGTGACTGGAAAAATTCTATTGCTCGCATAGAAGCACAATTGCAGGATGAGTTGGCTATTTGTCGAAGTTTAGATTGTGTTGAAGACGTGCGGGTTAAGGGCGCTATTGGTGTTGTGGAATTAAAAGAGTCGGTTGATATGAAAACCATGCAAGCAGACTTTGTTGCCCTAGGCGTGTGGATTCGCCCCTTTAATAAGTTAGTCTATATTATGCCCCCGTTTATTATCGAAACTAAGGACTTAAGCAAATTGACCCGCGCAATATATCAAGTCTTGAGTAAATAA
- a CDS encoding anthranilate synthase component II, giving the protein MLIMIDNYDSFTYNLVQYLGELKADVKVYRNDEITVTEIEQMAPDHLMISPGPCTPNEAGISIAAIEKFSGQIPILGVCLGHQSIGQAFGGKIVHAREIMHGKTSMMHHNNKGVFKGLPSPFEATRYHSLVIDKASLPDCLEITAWTEDEQGNMDEIMGVRHKELAIEGVQFHPESILSQHGHQMLQSFLDM; this is encoded by the coding sequence ATGCTGATAATGATCGATAACTATGACTCCTTTACTTATAATCTGGTGCAGTATCTGGGCGAATTAAAAGCGGATGTTAAGGTGTATCGTAATGATGAAATTACGGTGACTGAGATTGAGCAAATGGCACCGGATCACTTGATGATTTCTCCGGGGCCTTGTACGCCGAATGAAGCGGGAATTTCTATTGCAGCGATTGAAAAATTCTCTGGTCAGATCCCTATTTTAGGGGTTTGTTTGGGACATCAAAGTATTGGTCAGGCTTTTGGCGGTAAGATTGTTCATGCCCGTGAGATCATGCATGGTAAGACCTCGATGATGCATCATAATAATAAGGGTGTATTTAAGGGCTTGCCTTCGCCTTTTGAAGCTACGCGTTATCATTCTTTGGTGATTGACAAGGCTAGCTTGCCAGATTGTTTGGAAATTACGGCTTGGACGGAAGATGAGCAGGGGAATATGGATGAAATTATGGGCGTTCGTCATAAGGAGCTGGCTATTGAAGGGGTGCAGTTTCATCCGGAATCGATATTGAGCCAGCATGGACATCAGATGTTGCAGTCGTTTTTGGATATGTAG
- a CDS encoding thioredoxin domain-containing protein — MLQTQNNDWQNKQQELTQQAQQLIKDLHQHSQSNQQSSSLDEPLRRRAIKDLLSFTDGYHGGFGESQKFPREPWLDLFLDDSYRYDYVKNNDSLTALTTSLDYMARGGIYDQLGGGFHRYSTDPYWKIPHFEKMLYNQALLVPLYLSAHQLTANKNYLRVAKQTLDFVLSELHSPEGVFYSALDADTEGEEGKYYLWTLGEFEQVLNDYNYKQNSEKNNEQQIDKEISREILLSIPMVSYNRIIFYICHNHSLVLLKISKYRRKSSILMWINCAPSYYWLAISVANPIGTKKSL; from the coding sequence TTGTTACAAACACAAAACAATGACTGGCAAAACAAACAACAGGAATTAACTCAGCAAGCTCAACAATTAATTAAGGATTTGCATCAACACAGTCAAAGCAATCAGCAGAGTAGCTCATTAGATGAACCACTCAGAAGACGTGCAATTAAAGATTTATTGAGTTTTACTGATGGTTATCATGGTGGCTTTGGTGAAAGTCAGAAATTTCCTCGTGAACCTTGGTTAGACTTATTTTTAGATGATAGCTATCGCTATGATTATGTAAAAAACAATGATTCGTTGACTGCTTTGACGACCAGTTTGGACTATATGGCACGTGGTGGTATTTATGATCAATTAGGTGGAGGCTTTCATCGTTATAGCACTGACCCTTATTGGAAAATTCCTCACTTTGAAAAAATGCTGTATAACCAGGCTTTATTAGTGCCCTTGTATTTATCAGCTCACCAGCTCACAGCCAATAAAAATTACTTACGCGTGGCCAAGCAAACACTTGACTTTGTTTTAAGCGAATTACACTCACCTGAAGGGGTTTTTTATTCCGCTTTGGATGCAGATACTGAAGGTGAAGAAGGTAAATATTACCTTTGGACATTGGGTGAATTTGAACAAGTATTAAATGATTACAACTATAAGCAAAATAGTGAGAAAAATAATGAGCAACAAATAGATAAAGAAATTTCCCGTGAAATTTTGCTGTCGATACCTATGGTGAGTTACAACAGGATAATATTTTATATCTGTCACAATCACTCGCTGGTTTTGCTCAAGATTTCAAAATACCGGAGGAAAAGTTCTATCCTTATGTGGATAAACTGCGCTCCATCTTATTACTGGCTCGCAATCAGCGTAGCAAACCCCATCGGGACGAAAAAATCATTATGA